The stretch of DNA CACGGGCCGCTCGACCCCGAGGTCCTCGCGGGACTCGAGTTCCGCGAGACCGGCGCCGTCCTCAAGCGGATCGAGGCCGGGCGCTTCCGTCCCACGAGGTCGTTCGAGCTGTCGCACGCGATCGTCTCGGCCATGACCCGCCACCAGGAGGAGTTCCTGGGGATCCTCGCCCTCGAGGTGGGGCTGCTGGAGCAGCGGGTGATCGACGAGGAGAAGGAGGACCCGGAGCTGTTCCTGGAGGAGCTGTTCCGGGCCCGCCACGGGCTGATCGCGATCCGGACCATGGCCGCCCTCAGCCGCGAGATCTACGGGCGCCTGGCCACCCTGACCCGGTTCGTCCCCGCCGACGCCCAGCCGCTGGTGGCCGACACCGCCGACCAGTTCGCGCGGATCACGGCCATGGCCGACGGGGAGGCCGAGTTCCTCCAGGCGGTGATCGAGTTCCACCAGGCGATGACCAACACCAAGATGACCATCGCGGCCGAGCGGCTGGCCGTGATCGCCGCCGTCACCCTGCCGGTCACCGCCATCTCGTCGGTCTACGGGATGAACATCATCGCCAACGACGCCACCGACTTCTGGCACCTGGCCGTGGTGCTGCTGGTGATGGCCACCATCTCGGGGGTCCTGCTGCGGTGGGCCAAGCACCAGGGGTGGTGGTAGGTCCCGCCATTCTCCCCTGCGTCCGGCTCGATCGACGTCGCCATGGCGGCGGGGGATCCTTGGCGGCGGCTTGGGCCTTCGTGGGAGGTTCCTGGGAGCATAATCTGCTTCGACGTCGACACCGCCTGACCGGGGGTGCCCATGGCCGCCAGCGACAGCACCGCGGGATTCGGCCCGCTCGAGGGCTCCAAGACCGCCCTGCTGACCACCTACCGGGACGGCGGGGAGGCGGTGGGCACGCCGCTCAGCATCGCCCTGGCCGGGGGCAAGGTCTACTTCGTCGCCGCCGGCGACAGCGGCAAGGCGAAGCGGCTGGCCACCACGTCCAGGGTCACCCTGGCCCCCTGCACCATCAACGGCAAGGTCACCGGCGAGACCGTCCACGGCCGGGCCCGGCGCCTCGACCCGTCCGAGCGCAAGACGGCCTCCAAGGGCCTGCTGAAGCCGACCGGCCCGCTGTTCTGGAGCCTGGTCATGTACCGGCTGTTCGAGGGCAAGAAGATGGAGCTGTTCGAGGTCGTCCCCGACGACGGCCCCGCGCCCTCGGGCGGCCAGGAGCCGGTCACGAGCAGAGGATGACCTCCAGGGTCCGGGGGCCGTGGACGCCCTCGACCCGGTCGAGCTCGATGTCGCTGGTCGCGCTGGGGCCGCTGATCCAGGTCTGGGGGCGGGCCGGGTCGAGCCGGGCCAGCGCCTCGGGGACGCCGGCCACCACCTGGGCGGCGGTCACCACCACCAGGTGGTAGTCGGGGACCAGGCTGAGGACGCGGCGGCCCTGGCCGGCACCGCCGTCGAGCACGATCGTGCCCGTCTCGGCGATGGCCACGGCGCAGCCGGTGAGCACGCCGTCGAGGCCGTCGAGCTGGGCCGGGGTGAGGGGCGGGTCGTCGCCGACCAGCTCGAGGCCGGGCTCGAGGCGGCCGAGCCCGGCGGGGAGGATGCCGTCGGGGACCGCGACCCGCCGCGCCCCGCGCTCGGTCAGGGCGGCCACCACCGTGGTCGCGACCATGGCGGTGGTGCTGCGCCTGACCAGGGCCCGGTAGTCGACCAGGCGGTCGACCAGCCGCTCCAGCAGCTCCTCGCCGGCCAGCTCGGACGGGTGGCCGGCGGTCCGGTAGGTCCGGGCCGCCGGGGTCGGCTCGGCCCCGTCGGCCACGGCGGCCCGGACCCGGGCCAGGACCTCGTCCCTCGCGCTCACGACCTACCGCCCTGTCGCTGGCGCTTGGCCCACCAGTCGCGGAAGGGCTGGGTCGGGGGCAGGGGGGCGTCCCTGGTGCCGGTCCAGGCCGACAGGGGCGGCGGCAGGGAGCTGATCCGGCGCCGCCGCCGGCCCAGCAGCCGGCCCGCCCTGGCCGCCCGCAGCGCGCCCGCCCAACGGGCCGGGCTGTCCATGATCCAGGCCGCCGAGGCCATCACCGCCTGCTCGGCCGACGGCACCTTGGACGCCTCGCGCTTGGCCTCCACCACCCGCGAGCGGAGGTGGACCAGCATCTGGGGGATGTCGATGGCCACCGGGCAGACGTCGTAGCAGGCCCCGCAGAGGGTCGAGGCGTACGGCAGCGAGGCGTTGTCGGCGACCCCGGTCAGCTGGGGCGAGAGCACGGCCCCGATCGGGCCCGGGTAGACCGACCCGTAGGCGTGGCCGCCCGTGCGTTCGTACACCGGGCAGACGTTCAGGCAGGCCGAGCAGCGGATGCAGCGCAGGGCGGCCCGGCCCTGCGGGTCGGCCAGGGTGGCGGTGCGCCCGTTGTCCAGCAGCACCAGGTGGAACTCCCGCGGCCCGTCGCCGGGGTGGACCCCGGTCCACATGCTGGTGTAGGGGTTCATCCGCTCGCCGGTGGAGGAGCGGGGCAGGAGCTGGAGGAACACCTCCAGGTCGCGCCAGGTCGGGACCAGCTTCTCGATCCCCATGACGGTGATCAGCACCCGGGGCAGGGTCAGGCACATGCGGCCGTTGCCCTCGGACTCGACCACGGCCAGGGTGCCGGTCTCGGCCACGGCGAAGTTGGCTCCCGACACGGCCACCTCGGCCTCCAGGAACTTGCGGCGCAGGTGCAGGCGGGCCGCCTCGGCCAGAGCCCGCGGCTCGTCGGTGAGGTCGGCCGGGGCGGGCAGGCCGACCGCGGCCATCTCGCGCAGGAAGATCTCGCGGATCTCGGCCCGGTTGCGGTGGATCGCCGGGACCAGGATGTGGCTCGGGCTGTCGTGGCCGAGCTGGACGATCAGCTCGGCCAGGTCGGTCTCCCAGGCGGCGACGCCGGCGGCGGCCAGGGCCTCGTTGAGCCCGATCTCCTGGGTGGCCATCGACTTGACCTTGACCACCTCGCTGGCCCCGGCCGCCCGGACCAGGTCGGTCACGACCGCGTTGGCCTCGATGGCGTCCCGCGCCCAGTGGACGGTGCCGCCCCGGGCCGTGACCTGCTCCTCGAGCTGGACCAGATAGCCGTCGAGGCCGGCCAGGACCTGGTCCTTGATGGCCGCCCCGGCGGCCCGGAGCTCGGCCCAGTCGGGCAGCTCCTCCACCACCTGGGCCCGCTTGGCCCTGATCGTCCCCGTGGCCTTGGCCAGGTTGCGCCGCAGCTGGGCGTCGCCCAGCGCCGCCCGGGCCGCCTCCGGGAACGGCCGCCGCCCCCGCAGGTGCCCCACCCCCGCCGGGGCCGTCGGCATGCCGAGGAAGACGGGATCGCTCATCGCGGCGGCACCTCCGGCTGCCCGGTCCGGGTCGAGGCCAGGATCTCGGCCAGGTGGACGGTGCGCACCCCGGCCCGCAGCCGCGACAGCCCGCCGCCGATGTGCAGCAGGCAGGAGCTGTCCGAGGCCGAGCAGACCTCGGCCCGGGTCGAGAGCACGTGGTGCATCTTGTCGGCCAGCATGGCCGCCGAGGTGTCGGCGTTCTTGACCGCGAACGTACCCCCGAAGCCGCAGCACGACTCGGCCTGGGGCAGCTCGACCAGGTCGATGCCGTCGACCTCGCGCAGCAGCCGCAGCGGCCGGTCCCCGACCCGCAGCACCCGCAGGCTGTGGCAGGTCGGGTGGTAGGTCACCCGGTGCGGGTAGTAGGCGCCGACGTCGGTGACCCCGAGCACGTCGACCAGGAACTCCGACAGCTCGTAGGTCCGCGACGCCGCCTCCCGGGCGGCCGCGGCCAGCCCGGGGTCGCCGGCCTCTTCCGCCACCCAGGCGTGCTGGTGGCGGACCGACCCGGCGCAGGACCCGCTGGGCGCCACCACCGCCTCGTAGCCCTCGAAGGCGGCCACGTGCCGGCGCACCAGGGGCGCCGCCTCCCGCAGGTAGCCGGTGTTGATGTGCATCTGGCCGCAGCAGGTCTGGGAGAGCGGCACCTCGACCTGGCAGCCGAGCCGTTCCAGCAGCCCCACCGTGGCCCTGCCGACGTCGGGGAACAGCCCATCGACCAGGCAGGTCACGAACAAGGCGACGCGCACGCTCGGCCCTCCAGGCTGCTCCTCGTCCGTCCGGTTCCTCGCGACCGCACACCTGGACGCTACCAGACGTCCCCGGCCCGCCAGTCGCAGACGATCGAGCCGGTCAGGTCGAGCGTCCCGGTGGCCGGGGTGCGCAGCACCAGCACCCCGCCGTCGTCCCCCTCGGTCCGCTCCGGCCCCTCCGGCCCCGCCACGAAGGTCGGCCCCTGCCAGGTCTCCCACCCCAGCCGCTGGTAGAACCCGGGGATCCCGGTGCCGTCGGCCAGCGCCCCCAGCTCGTAGCCCTC from Actinomycetota bacterium encodes:
- a CDS encoding PPOX class F420-dependent oxidoreductase; translation: MAASDSTAGFGPLEGSKTALLTTYRDGGEAVGTPLSIALAGGKVYFVAAGDSGKAKRLATTSRVTLAPCTINGKVTGETVHGRARRLDPSERKTASKGLLKPTGPLFWSLVMYRLFEGKKMELFEVVPDDGPAPSGGQEPVTSRG
- a CDS encoding magnesium transporter CorA family protein encodes the protein MDVHLITDGRVERRSPEDLPELLERRAGLLWVDIPRVDAEATRVLAEVFRFHPLAVQDCENRNHVPKVHVYPDHVFTALHSPELGKGGHVHHLELDQFVGSGYLVTVHGPLDPEVLAGLEFRETGAVLKRIEAGRFRPTRSFELSHAIVSAMTRHQEEFLGILALEVGLLEQRVIDEEKEDPELFLEELFRARHGLIAIRTMAALSREIYGRLATLTRFVPADAQPLVADTADQFARITAMADGEAEFLQAVIEFHQAMTNTKMTIAAERLAVIAAVTLPVTAISSVYGMNIIANDATDFWHLAVVLLVMATISGVLLRWAKHQGWW
- a CDS encoding (Fe-S)-binding protein, producing the protein MRVALFVTCLVDGLFPDVGRATVGLLERLGCQVEVPLSQTCCGQMHINTGYLREAAPLVRRHVAAFEGYEAVVAPSGSCAGSVRHQHAWVAEEAGDPGLAAAAREAASRTYELSEFLVDVLGVTDVGAYYPHRVTYHPTCHSLRVLRVGDRPLRLLREVDGIDLVELPQAESCCGFGGTFAVKNADTSAAMLADKMHHVLSTRAEVCSASDSSCLLHIGGGLSRLRAGVRTVHLAEILASTRTGQPEVPPR
- a CDS encoding LUD domain-containing protein; the protein is MSARDEVLARVRAAVADGAEPTPAARTYRTAGHPSELAGEELLERLVDRLVDYRALVRRSTTAMVATTVVAALTERGARRVAVPDGILPAGLGRLEPGLELVGDDPPLTPAQLDGLDGVLTGCAVAIAETGTIVLDGGAGQGRRVLSLVPDYHLVVVTAAQVVAGVPEALARLDPARPQTWISGPSATSDIELDRVEGVHGPRTLEVILCS
- a CDS encoding LutB/LldF family L-lactate oxidation iron-sulfur protein — its product is MSDPVFLGMPTAPAGVGHLRGRRPFPEAARAALGDAQLRRNLAKATGTIRAKRAQVVEELPDWAELRAAGAAIKDQVLAGLDGYLVQLEEQVTARGGTVHWARDAIEANAVVTDLVRAAGASEVVKVKSMATQEIGLNEALAAAGVAAWETDLAELIVQLGHDSPSHILVPAIHRNRAEIREIFLREMAAVGLPAPADLTDEPRALAEAARLHLRRKFLEAEVAVSGANFAVAETGTLAVVESEGNGRMCLTLPRVLITVMGIEKLVPTWRDLEVFLQLLPRSSTGERMNPYTSMWTGVHPGDGPREFHLVLLDNGRTATLADPQGRAALRCIRCSACLNVCPVYERTGGHAYGSVYPGPIGAVLSPQLTGVADNASLPYASTLCGACYDVCPVAIDIPQMLVHLRSRVVEAKREASKVPSAEQAVMASAAWIMDSPARWAGALRAARAGRLLGRRRRRISSLPPPLSAWTGTRDAPLPPTQPFRDWWAKRQRQGGRS